In one Pseudomonas fitomaticsae genomic region, the following are encoded:
- a CDS encoding SDR family oxidoreductase codes for MHPYFSLQGRTALVTGGTRGIGKMIAKAFVEAGARVYVCSRDAEACHQTAEELSALGTCLGVAANLATEEGVKELAARLGEEITHLDILVNNAGTTWGAPLESYPVKGWEKVMQLNVTSVFSCIQQFLPLLRKSGSAANPARIINIGSVAGISSFGEQAYAYGPSKAALHQLSRILARELVSQHINVNVIAPGRFPSKMTQHIGSDQQALAEDTALIPMKRWGREEEMAALAISLASTAGAYMTGNIIPLDGGFSL; via the coding sequence ATGCACCCGTATTTCTCCCTGCAAGGCCGCACCGCCCTGGTGACCGGCGGCACCCGTGGTATCGGCAAAATGATCGCCAAGGCCTTTGTCGAGGCCGGCGCCCGCGTGTACGTCTGCTCCCGTGACGCGGAAGCCTGTCATCAAACCGCTGAAGAACTCAGTGCTCTGGGCACTTGTCTGGGCGTAGCGGCGAATCTGGCGACGGAAGAAGGCGTGAAAGAACTGGCCGCTCGGTTGGGCGAAGAGATCACTCATCTGGACATTCTGGTGAACAACGCCGGCACCACCTGGGGCGCGCCGCTGGAGAGCTACCCGGTCAAGGGCTGGGAGAAAGTCATGCAGCTCAACGTGACCTCGGTGTTCAGTTGCATCCAGCAATTTCTGCCATTGTTGCGCAAATCCGGGTCGGCGGCCAATCCGGCGCGGATCATCAATATCGGCTCGGTGGCAGGGATTTCCTCGTTCGGTGAACAGGCCTATGCCTACGGGCCAAGCAAGGCTGCCCTGCATCAACTGTCGCGAATTCTCGCCCGGGAACTGGTGAGCCAGCACATCAACGTCAACGTTATCGCGCCGGGGCGTTTCCCGAGCAAGATGACCCAGCATATCGGCAGTGATCAGCAGGCACTGGCTGAAGACACCGCGCTGATCCCGATGAAACGCTGGGGCCGTGAGGAAGAGATGGCGGCGCTGGCGATCAGCCTGGCCAGTACCGCCGGGGCGTACATGACAGGGAATATCATTCCGCTGGATGGCGGGTTCAGTCTGTAG
- a CDS encoding YehS family protein, with protein sequence MVHNDVLRSVRYMLDISDKKVVEIIKLGGLDVTLADVVTYLDKKEEDEEGFVRCPDEVIAHFLDGLVIFKRGKDESRPPLPIELPVTNNIILKKLRVAFELKEDDMHAILKAAEFPVSKPELSALFRKVGHTNYRPCGDQLLRNFLKGLTLRVRG encoded by the coding sequence ATGGTTCACAACGACGTTCTGCGCAGCGTGCGCTACATGCTCGACATCAGCGACAAGAAAGTGGTCGAGATCATCAAACTCGGCGGCCTGGACGTCACGCTTGCCGATGTCGTGACGTACCTCGACAAGAAAGAAGAAGACGAAGAAGGCTTCGTGCGCTGCCCGGACGAAGTCATCGCGCACTTCCTCGACGGTCTGGTGATCTTCAAGCGCGGCAAGGACGAAAGCCGTCCGCCGCTGCCGATCGAACTGCCGGTGACCAACAACATCATCCTGAAAAAACTGCGCGTGGCCTTCGAACTGAAGGAAGACGACATGCACGCGATCCTCAAGGCAGCCGAATTCCCGGTATCCAAGCCTGAGCTGAGCGCGCTGTTCCGCAAGGTCGGTCACACCAACTACCGTCCGTGCGGCGACCAGTTGCTGCGCAACTTCCTCAAGGGCCTGACCCTGCGCGTTCGCGGTTGA
- a CDS encoding rRNA pseudouridine synthase, which yields MTDPIRLSKRLIELVGCSRREAELFIEGGWVTVDGEVIDEPQFKVGDQKVELDKDAKATVPEPVTLLLNVPAGMDVDSAMQSLNADTLSEEHRYGKRPLRGHFLRLTASADLQPKASGLLVFTQDWKVLRKLTADAAKIEQEYVVEVEGDMVAHGLNRLQHGLTHKGKELPPVKASWQNENRLRFAMKNPQPGIIAQFCEAVGLKVIGIRRIRIGGVSIGKVPVGQWRYLSGKEKF from the coding sequence ATGACTGACCCGATTCGCCTCTCCAAACGTCTCATCGAGCTGGTCGGTTGCTCCCGCCGGGAGGCCGAGCTGTTCATCGAGGGCGGCTGGGTCACCGTGGACGGCGAAGTCATCGATGAGCCGCAATTCAAGGTCGGCGACCAGAAAGTCGAGCTCGACAAGGACGCCAAGGCCACCGTGCCGGAGCCGGTGACCCTCCTGCTCAACGTGCCGGCCGGCATGGATGTCGACAGCGCCATGCAGTCGCTCAACGCCGACACCCTCAGTGAAGAACATCGCTACGGCAAGCGTCCGCTGCGCGGGCACTTCCTGCGCCTGACCGCCAGCGCCGACCTGCAACCCAAGGCCAGCGGCCTGCTGGTGTTCACCCAGGACTGGAAGGTGTTGCGCAAACTCACCGCCGACGCGGCCAAGATCGAGCAGGAATACGTGGTCGAAGTCGAAGGCGACATGGTTGCCCACGGCCTCAACCGCCTGCAGCACGGCCTCACCCACAAGGGCAAGGAGCTGCCGCCGGTCAAGGCCAGCTGGCAGAACGAAAACCGCCTGCGCTTCGCCATGAAAAACCCGCAGCCGGGGATCATCGCCCAGTTCTGCGAAGCGGTCGGCCTGAAAGTCATCGGCATTCGTCGCATCCGCATCGGCGGCGTATCCATCGGCAAGGTGCCGGTCGGCCAATGGCGCTACCTGTCCGGCAAAGAGAAATTCTAA
- a CDS encoding GNAT family N-acetyltransferase, with the protein MRHHSVIHTPKLSDYQELTRVWEASVRATHDFLPESYIELLKNLVLTRYLDAVMLICTRDSHQRITGFAGVAAGKIEMLFIDPAHRGQGLGKKLLKYAMEHLNADELDVNEQNPQALGFYFKQGFEVIGRSEVDGMGQPYPLLHMRLKQPEQRAVRG; encoded by the coding sequence ATGCGTCACCACTCGGTCATCCACACGCCGAAACTCAGCGATTATCAGGAACTGACCCGGGTCTGGGAGGCCTCGGTCCGCGCAACTCATGATTTCCTGCCGGAATCCTACATCGAGCTGCTGAAGAATCTGGTGCTGACCCGCTACCTCGATGCGGTGATGCTGATCTGCACCCGGGACAGCCATCAGCGCATCACCGGGTTCGCCGGGGTCGCGGCGGGCAAGATCGAAATGCTGTTCATCGACCCGGCCCATCGCGGTCAGGGTCTTGGCAAGAAACTGCTGAAGTACGCGATGGAACACCTGAACGCCGACGAACTGGACGTCAACGAACAGAACCCGCAGGCCCTGGGGTTTTACTTCAAGCAAGGGTTCGAGGTGATCGGCCGCTCGGAAGTCGATGGCATGGGCCAGCCGTATCCGCTGTTGCACATGCGTCTGAAACAACCGGAGCAGCGCGCGGTACGCGGCTAA
- the rimO gene encoding 30S ribosomal protein S12 methylthiotransferase RimO, with protein MSTTPAPANPKVGFVSLGCPKALVDSERILTQLRMEGYDVVSTYQDADVVVVNTCGFIDSAKAESLEVIGEAIKENGKVIVTGCMGVEEGNIRDVHPSVLAVTGPQQYEQVVNAVHEVVPPKQDHNPLIDLVPPQGIKLTPRHYAYLKISEGCNHSCSFCIIPSMRGKLVSRPVGDVLDEAQRLVKSGVKELLVISQDTSAYGVDVKYRTGFWNGAPVKTRMTELCEALSTLGVWVRLHYVYPYPHVDELIPLMAAGKILPYLDIPFQHASPKVLKSMKRPAFEDKTLARIKNWREICPDLIIRSTFIVGFPGETEEDFQYLLDWLTEAQLDRVGCFQYSPVEGAPANDLNLDIVPDDVKQDRWERFMAHQQAISSARLQMRIGREIEVLVDEVDEQGAVGRCFFDAPEIDGNVFIDNGSNLKPGDKVWCKVTDADEYDLWAEQI; from the coding sequence ATGTCCACCACTCCTGCGCCGGCCAATCCAAAGGTTGGCTTCGTTTCTCTGGGTTGCCCGAAAGCACTGGTCGACTCCGAGCGCATCCTGACCCAGCTGCGCATGGAAGGCTATGACGTGGTGTCCACCTATCAGGACGCCGACGTGGTCGTGGTCAACACCTGCGGCTTCATCGACTCGGCCAAGGCCGAATCGCTGGAAGTCATCGGTGAAGCGATCAAGGAAAACGGCAAGGTCATCGTGACCGGCTGCATGGGCGTGGAAGAAGGCAACATCCGTGACGTGCACCCGAGCGTGCTGGCCGTTACCGGTCCGCAGCAATATGAGCAAGTGGTCAACGCGGTGCACGAAGTCGTGCCGCCGAAACAGGATCACAACCCGCTGATCGACCTGGTGCCGCCGCAAGGCATCAAGCTGACCCCGCGCCACTACGCGTACCTGAAGATTTCCGAAGGCTGCAACCACAGCTGCAGCTTCTGCATCATCCCGTCGATGCGCGGCAAACTGGTCAGCCGTCCGGTCGGCGACGTGCTCGACGAAGCCCAGCGCCTGGTCAAATCCGGCGTGAAGGAACTGCTGGTGATTTCCCAGGACACCAGCGCCTACGGCGTTGACGTCAAATACCGCACCGGTTTCTGGAACGGCGCGCCGGTGAAAACCCGCATGACCGAACTGTGCGAAGCGCTTAGCACCCTCGGCGTCTGGGTCCGTCTGCACTACGTTTACCCGTACCCGCACGTCGACGAGCTGATCCCGCTGATGGCCGCCGGCAAGATCCTGCCGTACCTGGACATCCCGTTCCAGCACGCCAGCCCGAAAGTCCTGAAGTCGATGAAACGCCCGGCGTTCGAAGACAAGACCCTGGCGCGGATCAAGAACTGGCGCGAAATCTGCCCGGACCTGATCATCCGTTCGACCTTCATCGTCGGCTTCCCCGGCGAAACCGAAGAAGACTTCCAGTACCTGCTGGACTGGCTGACCGAAGCCCAGCTCGACCGCGTCGGCTGCTTCCAGTACTCGCCGGTCGAAGGCGCACCGGCCAATGACCTGAACCTCGACATCGTCCCGGACGACGTCAAGCAGGATCGTTGGGAACGCTTCATGGCGCACCAGCAGGCCATCAGCTCGGCGCGCCTGCAAATGCGCATCGGCCGTGAAATCGAAGTGCTGGTGGACGAGGTCGACGAGCAAGGCGCAGTCGGTCGCTGCTTCTTCGATGCCCCGGAAATCGACGGCAACGTGTTCATCGACAACGGCAGCAACCTCAAGCCGGGCGACAAGGTCTGGTGCAAGGTGACCGACGCCGACGAATACGACCTCTGGGCCGAACAGATCTAA
- a CDS encoding potassium transporter Kup — MLVAAVGVVYGDIGTSPLYTLKEVFSGAYGVPVNHDGVLGILSLIFWSLIWVVSIKYMMFVLRADNQGEGGIMALTALARRAAAGRKRLRTLLVVCGLIGAALFYGDSMITPAISVLSAIEGLGLAFDGIDHWVVPLSLVVLVALFLIQKHGTARIGILFGPIMVTWFLVLGALGVYGISHTPEVLHAMNPAWAVRFFTVHPGMGVAILGAVVLALTGAEALYADMGHFGRKPIARAWFLLVLPALVLNYFGQGALLLDNPEAARNPFYLLAPSWALIPLVGLSTLATVIASQAVISGAFSLTRQAIQLGYIPRMYIQHTSSDEQGQIYIGAVNWSLMVGVVLLVIGFESSGALASAYGVAVTGTMLMTTILVSAVMLLLWKWPPILAVPVLLGFLLVDGLYFAANVPKIVQGGAFPVIAGIALFVLMTTWKRGKQLLVERLDEGALPLPIFISSIRVQPPHRVQGTAVFLTARSDAVPHALLHNLLHNQVLHEQVVLLTVVYEDIPRVPPSRRFEVEAHGEGFFRVILHFGFTDEPDVPQALKLCHLDDLDFSPMRTTYFLSRETVIASKLEGMARWREALFAFMLKNANGNLRFFNLPLNRVIELGTQVEM, encoded by the coding sequence ATGCTGGTCGCGGCGGTCGGGGTAGTTTACGGCGACATCGGCACGAGCCCGTTGTACACCCTCAAAGAAGTGTTTTCCGGCGCTTACGGTGTGCCCGTCAATCACGACGGGGTGCTCGGCATTCTGTCGCTGATTTTCTGGTCGCTGATCTGGGTCGTCTCAATCAAGTACATGATGTTCGTCCTGCGCGCCGACAACCAGGGCGAAGGCGGGATCATGGCGCTCACCGCGCTGGCCCGTCGGGCGGCGGCGGGGCGCAAGCGGTTACGCACGCTGCTGGTGGTCTGCGGACTGATCGGCGCGGCGCTGTTCTATGGCGACAGCATGATCACTCCGGCGATTTCCGTGCTCTCGGCCATTGAAGGTCTGGGCCTGGCCTTCGACGGCATCGACCACTGGGTGGTGCCGCTGTCGCTGGTGGTGCTGGTGGCGCTGTTTCTGATCCAGAAGCACGGCACGGCGCGGATCGGCATTCTGTTCGGACCGATCATGGTCACCTGGTTCCTGGTCCTCGGCGCCCTCGGCGTGTACGGCATCAGCCACACCCCTGAAGTGTTGCACGCGATGAACCCGGCGTGGGCGGTGCGATTCTTTACCGTCCATCCGGGCATGGGCGTGGCGATCCTCGGCGCCGTGGTGCTGGCGCTGACCGGTGCCGAAGCGCTGTACGCCGACATGGGCCACTTCGGCCGCAAGCCGATTGCCCGCGCGTGGTTCCTGCTGGTGCTGCCGGCGCTGGTGCTCAACTACTTCGGTCAGGGCGCCTTGCTGCTGGACAACCCGGAAGCGGCGCGCAACCCGTTCTACCTGCTGGCGCCGAGCTGGGCGTTGATTCCGCTGGTCGGTCTGTCGACCCTGGCCACGGTGATCGCCTCCCAGGCGGTGATTTCCGGCGCCTTCTCTTTGACCCGCCAGGCGATCCAGCTCGGTTACATCCCGCGCATGTACATCCAGCACACCTCCAGCGACGAGCAGGGCCAGATCTACATCGGCGCCGTGAACTGGTCGCTGATGGTCGGTGTGGTGTTGCTGGTGATCGGCTTCGAATCTTCCGGCGCCCTGGCCTCGGCCTACGGCGTGGCGGTGACCGGCACGATGCTGATGACCACGATTCTGGTGTCCGCAGTCATGCTGCTGCTGTGGAAATGGCCACCGATTCTGGCGGTGCCGGTGCTGCTTGGCTTCTTGCTGGTGGACGGTCTGTACTTCGCCGCCAACGTGCCGAAGATCGTCCAGGGCGGCGCCTTCCCGGTGATCGCCGGTATCGCACTGTTCGTGCTGATGACCACCTGGAAGCGCGGCAAGCAACTGCTGGTCGAGCGCCTCGACGAAGGCGCGCTGCCGCTGCCGATCTTCATCAGCAGCATCCGCGTCCAGCCACCGCACCGCGTGCAGGGCACCGCCGTGTTCCTCACCGCCCGTTCCGACGCGGTGCCGCATGCGCTGTTGCACAACCTGCTGCATAACCAGGTTCTGCATGAGCAAGTGGTGCTGCTGACCGTGGTCTACGAAGATATCCCGCGCGTCCCGCCATCGCGCCGCTTCGAAGTCGAAGCCCACGGCGAAGGCTTCTTCCGGGTGATCCTGCACTTCGGCTTCACCGACGAACCGGACGTGCCGCAGGCGCTGAAGCTGTGCCATCTGGACGACCTCGACTTCAGCCCGATGCGCACCACCTACTTCCTCAGCCGCGAAACGGTCATCGCCTCGAAACTCGAAGGCATGGCCCGTTGGCGTGAAGCGCTGTTTGCGTTCATGTTGAAGAATGCCAACGGGAACCTGCGATTCTTCAATCTGCCGCTGAACCGGGTGATTGAGTTGGGGACGCAGGTGGAGATGTAG
- a CDS encoding virulence factor family protein produces MIQRSLKYILVALLVLAAIAGGGFWYLKRPAPEPTLEQLTPADGAAMTRVIPGTKPKAQVLVAVNDDQKLSDKQLSTLSRSASAQIVQVILPKDCLLQSRALQAGLRELNGPATLVSGIGPGAVLAWRWLSEQKDDKAQAVSVDLALEKPGCTHLLPKSSAHGHWLVAWNDNPDDTSAGFVRDQPNAETSISDYDINLPQVLNNELRKILVGGDKANGGLQIPVVEVPAGQAKDTVTLFLSGDGGWRDLDRDVAGEMAKIGYPVVGIDTLRYYWQHKSPEQSALDLTELMQHYRQKWGTKRFILTGYSFGADVLPAIYNRLPETEQQRVDAIILLAFARTGSFEIEVEGWLGNAGKEAATGPEMAKLPPAKVVCIYGEEETDESGCTDKTAVGEAVKLPGGHHFDENYPALAKRLVDLIEKRQNSAQVAEE; encoded by the coding sequence ATGATTCAACGCTCCTTGAAGTACATCCTGGTCGCACTACTGGTGCTGGCCGCGATTGCCGGCGGCGGTTTCTGGTACCTCAAACGCCCGGCACCGGAACCGACTCTCGAACAGCTCACCCCGGCCGATGGCGCCGCCATGACCCGGGTCATCCCCGGTACCAAGCCCAAGGCTCAGGTGCTGGTGGCGGTCAACGACGACCAGAAACTCAGCGACAAGCAACTGAGCACCCTGAGCCGCAGCGCCTCGGCGCAAATCGTTCAGGTGATCCTGCCCAAGGACTGCCTGCTGCAAAGCCGCGCCCTGCAAGCCGGCCTGCGCGAACTGAACGGCCCGGCGACGCTGGTCAGCGGCATCGGCCCAGGCGCCGTGCTGGCGTGGCGCTGGTTGTCCGAGCAGAAAGACGACAAGGCCCAGGCCGTCTCCGTCGATCTGGCCCTGGAAAAACCCGGCTGCACCCACCTGCTGCCGAAGTCCTCCGCCCACGGCCACTGGCTGGTAGCGTGGAACGACAACCCGGACGACACCAGCGCCGGTTTCGTGCGCGATCAACCGAACGCCGAAACCAGCATCAGCGACTACGACATCAACCTGCCGCAAGTGCTGAACAACGAACTGCGCAAAATCCTCGTCGGTGGTGACAAGGCCAACGGCGGCCTGCAGATCCCGGTGGTGGAAGTCCCGGCCGGCCAGGCCAAGGACACCGTGACCCTGTTCCTCTCCGGTGATGGCGGCTGGCGTGATCTGGACCGCGACGTGGCCGGTGAAATGGCCAAGATCGGCTACCCGGTCGTCGGCATCGACACCCTGCGCTACTACTGGCAGCACAAGAGCCCGGAACAGAGCGCACTGGACCTGACCGAACTGATGCAGCACTACCGCCAGAAATGGGGCACCAAGCGCTTCATCCTGACCGGCTACTCGTTCGGCGCCGACGTCCTGCCGGCCATCTACAACCGCCTGCCGGAAACCGAGCAGCAGCGCGTCGACGCAATCATCCTGCTGGCCTTCGCCCGCACCGGCAGCTTCGAAATCGAAGTCGAAGGCTGGCTCGGCAACGCCGGCAAAGAAGCCGCCACCGGCCCGGAAATGGCCAAGCTGCCACCGGCCAAGGTCGTGTGCATCTACGGTGAAGAAGAGACGGATGAAAGTGGTTGCACCGACAAGACGGCGGTGGGCGAAGCGGTGAAACTGCCTGGCGGCCACCACTTCGACGAGAACTACCCGGCGCTGGCCAAGCGTCTGGTGGATCTGATCGAGAAGCGCCAGAACTCGGCGCAGGTGGCGGAAGAGTGA
- the mprF gene encoding bifunctional lysylphosphatidylglycerol flippase/synthetase MprF: protein MRANSSDSQDTVTANPPIKPERLRLLDRISKYRQPIGLAVTLLLFAIALIACRHLLSELDLDALHDSILDVPKPALLGALGATVVGFIILLGYEWSASRYARVTLAPKTLALGGFTAFAIGNAIGLSMLSGGSVRYRLYARHGLGASEVAHMTLFASLSLGCALPPLAALATLSNLPAASQALGLSESLLGTIAGAVLLLGAILAIGIYRRRLPEQPYPDNLLVRAGRRTLRLPGRRLTFLQLVITALDVAAAATVLYLLLPEAPPFGAFLLVYLLALAAGVLSHVPGGVGVFEAILLAAFADKLGAAPLAAALLLYRLIYVVLPLLVACVLLLLNEGQRLFQSQTMRAASGLAAPILAVLVFLSGVVLLFSGATPEIDTRLEHIGFLIPHRLVDASHFGASLIGVLCLMLAQGLRRRLSAAWMLTTILLLVGALLSLLKGFDWEEATLMTLTAALLGVFRRSFYRPSRLTELPFSPLYLVASLCVLGASTWLLLFAYQDVPYSHQLWWQFTLDADAPRGLRSLLGAAVLLLVIALTWLLRTARPVIHLPTPDELERASKILMASSQPDGGLALTGDKALLFHPNDEAFLMYARRGRSLVALYDPIGPGQQRAEMIWQFRDLCDIHHARPVFYQVRAENLPYYMDIGLTAIKLGEEARVDLHRFDLEAKGKEMKDLRYTWNRGTRDGLSLEIHEPGQAPMDELKVISDAWLTGKNVREKGFSLGRFSDDYLKHFRIAVIRFEGRPVAFANLLETYSHDLASLDLMRAHPAAPKLTMEFMMVGLIQHYKSHGYARFSLGMVPLSGLQPRRGAPLTQRLGSMVFRRGEQLYNFQGLRRFKDKFQPDWEPRYMAVPAGLDPLVALADTAALIAGGLTGLVKR, encoded by the coding sequence ATGCGCGCCAACTCGTCTGATTCACAAGACACCGTCACAGCGAACCCACCGATCAAGCCTGAGCGTCTGCGCCTGCTGGATCGGATCAGCAAATACCGGCAACCGATCGGTCTGGCGGTCACTTTGCTGCTGTTCGCCATCGCGCTGATTGCCTGTCGCCATCTGCTCAGCGAACTCGATCTCGACGCCCTGCACGACTCGATTCTCGACGTGCCGAAACCGGCCCTGCTCGGCGCCCTCGGTGCGACAGTCGTCGGCTTCATCATTCTGCTCGGCTACGAATGGTCGGCCAGTCGCTATGCCCGGGTGACGCTGGCACCAAAAACTCTGGCGCTGGGTGGTTTCACCGCGTTTGCCATCGGTAATGCCATTGGTCTATCGATGTTGTCCGGTGGCTCGGTGCGTTACCGTTTATATGCACGACATGGCCTGGGCGCTTCCGAAGTCGCGCACATGACGCTGTTCGCCAGCTTGTCGCTGGGCTGCGCCCTGCCACCACTGGCTGCGCTTGCGACCTTGAGCAACCTGCCTGCTGCGTCGCAGGCGCTAGGTTTGTCCGAGTCCCTGTTGGGAACGATTGCCGGCGCAGTGCTGCTGCTCGGCGCGATCCTGGCCATCGGCATCTATCGCCGTCGCCTGCCGGAACAACCTTACCCGGACAACCTGCTGGTTCGGGCCGGTCGTCGCACCCTGCGCCTGCCGGGTCGCCGCCTGACGTTCCTGCAACTGGTCATCACCGCTCTCGACGTCGCCGCCGCTGCAACCGTCCTTTATCTGCTGCTGCCGGAAGCGCCGCCCTTCGGTGCCTTCCTGCTGGTTTACCTGTTGGCGCTGGCTGCTGGCGTACTCAGTCACGTTCCGGGTGGCGTGGGTGTCTTCGAAGCCATTCTGCTCGCGGCATTCGCCGACAAGCTCGGCGCCGCGCCACTGGCTGCCGCCCTGCTCCTGTATCGCCTGATCTACGTGGTGCTGCCGTTGCTGGTGGCCTGCGTGCTGTTGCTGCTCAACGAAGGCCAGCGCCTGTTTCAGTCGCAGACCATGCGCGCGGCTTCCGGTCTGGCGGCACCGATTCTCGCGGTGCTGGTGTTCCTGTCCGGTGTGGTGCTGCTGTTTTCCGGCGCGACGCCAGAGATCGACACCCGTCTGGAGCACATCGGCTTTCTGATTCCTCACCGTCTGGTCGACGCTTCGCACTTTGGCGCCAGCTTGATCGGCGTGTTGTGCCTGATGCTCGCCCAAGGCCTGCGTCGCCGATTGTCGGCGGCGTGGATGCTCACCACCATTCTGCTGCTGGTGGGCGCCCTGCTCTCGCTGCTCAAGGGTTTCGACTGGGAAGAAGCGACCCTGATGACCCTCACCGCCGCGCTGCTGGGGGTGTTCCGTCGCTCGTTCTACCGCCCGAGCCGCCTGACCGAACTGCCGTTCTCGCCGCTGTATCTGGTGGCCAGCCTGTGCGTACTCGGTGCTTCGACCTGGCTTTTGCTGTTCGCTTATCAGGACGTTCCGTACAGCCATCAACTGTGGTGGCAGTTCACCCTCGACGCCGACGCCCCGCGCGGTCTGCGCTCGCTGCTCGGTGCCGCCGTGTTGCTGCTGGTGATCGCCTTGACCTGGCTGCTGCGTACTGCTCGCCCGGTGATCCACCTGCCGACACCTGATGAACTGGAACGCGCCTCGAAGATCCTGATGGCCTCGTCGCAACCGGACGGCGGCCTGGCCCTGACCGGCGACAAGGCGCTGCTGTTTCATCCCAACGACGAAGCCTTCCTGATGTACGCCCGTCGCGGCCGCAGTCTGGTGGCCCTGTACGACCCGATCGGCCCCGGCCAGCAACGGGCCGAGATGATCTGGCAGTTCCGCGACCTGTGCGACATCCATCACGCCCGCCCGGTGTTCTATCAGGTGCGCGCCGAGAACCTGCCGTACTACATGGACATCGGCCTGACCGCGATCAAGCTGGGCGAGGAAGCCCGGGTCGATCTGCATCGCTTTGACCTGGAAGCCAAGGGCAAGGAGATGAAGGACCTGCGGTACACCTGGAACCGTGGCACCCGCGACGGCCTGTCGCTGGAAATCCATGAGCCGGGCCAGGCGCCGATGGATGAGCTCAAGGTGATTTCCGATGCCTGGCTGACCGGCAAGAACGTGCGCGAGAAAGGCTTCTCCCTCGGCCGTTTCAGCGACGATTACCTGAAGCATTTCCGCATCGCGGTGATTCGCTTCGAAGGTCGCCCGGTGGCGTTCGCCAACCTGCTCGAGACCTACAGCCATGACCTGGCCAGTCTCGACCTGATGCGCGCGCACCCGGCCGCCCCCAAGCTGACCATGGAATTCATGATGGTCGGTCTGATTCAACACTATAAGAGTCACGGATACGCGCGCTTCAGCCTGGGCATGGTGCCGCTGTCGGGGTTGCAACCCCGGCGCGGGGCACCGCTGACCCAGCGTCTGGGCTCGATGGTTTTCCGCCGTGGTGAGCAGCTGTACAACTTCCAAGGCTTGCGCCGCTTCAAAGACAAGTTCCAGCCTGACTGGGAACCCCGTTATATGGCCGTGCCCGCCGGACTCGATCCGCTGGTGGCGCTGGCCGACACTGCTGCCCTGATCGCGGGCGGCTTGACTGGATTGGTGAAACGCTGA
- the dinB gene encoding DNA polymerase IV — translation MTQRKIIHVDCDCFYAAIEMRDDPSLAGKPLAVGGSADRRGVIATCNYEARAYGVRSAMSSGHALKLCPDLTIVKPRMDAYREASKEIHTIFSDYTDLIEPLSLDEAYLDVSDSAHFGGSATRIAQDIRRRVSNQLHITVSAGVAPNKFLAKIASDWKKPNGLFVITPDQVEDFVSGLPVSKLHGVGKVTADKLSRLGISDCLQLREWDKLALVREFGSFGERLWSLARGIDERLVHNDSRRQSISVENTYDVDLPDLRSCLDKLPELLETLKTRMARIDSSYRPGKPFVKVKFHDFTQTTLEQAGAGRDLGSYQLMLTQAFNRGGKPVRLLGVGVRLEDLRGGFEQMELFER, via the coding sequence ATGACTCAGCGAAAAATCATCCACGTCGACTGTGACTGTTTCTACGCCGCCATCGAGATGCGGGATGACCCGAGCCTCGCCGGCAAGCCGTTGGCGGTCGGTGGTTCGGCGGACAGGCGCGGGGTGATCGCTACCTGCAACTATGAGGCGCGGGCTTACGGCGTTCGCTCGGCGATGTCGTCCGGACATGCGTTGAAGCTGTGCCCGGACCTGACCATCGTCAAGCCGCGAATGGACGCCTATCGCGAGGCGTCGAAGGAAATTCACACGATCTTCAGCGATTACACCGACCTGATCGAGCCGCTTTCCCTGGACGAGGCCTACCTCGACGTCTCGGACAGCGCGCATTTCGGCGGCAGCGCCACACGGATCGCCCAGGACATTCGCCGTCGGGTTTCCAACCAGTTGCACATCACCGTCTCCGCCGGCGTGGCGCCGAACAAGTTTCTGGCCAAGATCGCCAGCGACTGGAAAAAGCCCAACGGCTTGTTCGTGATCACCCCGGATCAGGTTGAAGACTTCGTCAGTGGCTTGCCGGTGAGCAAATTGCACGGGGTGGGCAAGGTCACGGCCGACAAGTTGAGCAGGCTCGGTATCAGTGACTGCCTGCAATTGCGCGAGTGGGACAAGCTGGCGCTGGTGCGGGAATTCGGCAGTTTCGGTGAGCGCTTGTGGAGTCTGGCCCGTGGGATTGATGAGCGGTTGGTGCACAACGACAGTCGCCGTCAGTCGATCAGTGTGGAAAACACCTACGACGTCGATCTGCCGGATCTGCGCAGTTGCCTCGACAAGCTCCCGGAATTGCTGGAAACCCTGAAAACCCGCATGGCGCGGATCGACAGCAGCTACCGGCCGGGCAAGCCGTTCGTCAAAGTGAAGTTTCACGATTTCACCCAGACCACGCTGGAGCAGGCCGGGGCAGGGCGGGATCTGGGCAGTTACCAGTTGATGCTGACGCAGGCGTTCAACCGCGGCGGCAAACCGGTGCGGCTATTAGGAGTGGGGGTGCGACTCGAGGATTTGCGCGGCGGGTTCGAACAGATGGAGCTGTTCGAGCGATAG